The following proteins are encoded in a genomic region of Halomicroarcula saliterrae:
- a CDS encoding anthranilate synthase component II, translating to MILIVDNYDSFAYNLVQYVGTFDEVVVRRNDAIDVPGIRDLDPDGIVVSPGPGTPDEAGVSMDVFAETDYPALGVCLGHQALCAANGSPVGHAPEVVHGKPSAVRHEGTALYDGVDDPFDVGRYHSLAVERTDLPEELIETAHTDDEQGVVMGVRHRDRPQFGVQFHPESILTDAGTRIVENFCTGIAGV from the coding sequence GTGATACTCATCGTCGACAACTACGACTCGTTCGCCTACAACCTCGTCCAGTACGTCGGGACCTTCGACGAGGTCGTTGTCCGCCGGAACGATGCCATCGATGTCCCCGGAATCCGGGACCTGGACCCGGACGGTATCGTCGTCTCACCCGGACCCGGGACGCCCGACGAGGCGGGCGTCTCGATGGACGTGTTCGCGGAGACCGACTACCCCGCGCTGGGAGTCTGTCTCGGCCACCAGGCGCTCTGTGCCGCCAACGGCTCGCCCGTCGGCCACGCGCCGGAGGTGGTGCACGGCAAACCATCGGCGGTGCGCCACGAGGGGACGGCGCTGTACGACGGCGTCGACGACCCCTTCGATGTCGGGCGCTACCACTCGCTGGCCGTCGAGCGCACGGACCTGCCCGAGGAGCTGATAGAGACGGCCCACACCGACGACGAGCAGGGGGTCGTCATGGGCGTTCGCCACCGCGACCGGCCGCAGTTCGGGGTGCAGTTCCACCCCGAGAGCATCCTCACCGACGCCGGAACGCGCATCGTCGAGAACTTCTGTACCGGCATCGCCGGCGTCTGA
- a CDS encoding anthranilate synthase component I family protein has translation MNEMAVVTERAAFAETARTAPTGARVPVEVRVTVADPFEAYRRARDGAHDGVYLETTGGQSGWGYFAVDPVERLQVGPQATALGGASPSIAAIDGLLDRERLVRGDCEVPYPCGAFGWLSYDIARELEDLPETTRPDGFPRLQLGVFDCVAAWEEPRDGEAELRITACPVVEDSPTVAYEDGLDRARALAEAALHGDRGVQSRPTANQQATFESECGEAAYADRIRRIKQYVRDGDTFQTNVSHRLVAPASVHPVETFAAVRRVNPAPYSALVEFPGVDLVSASPELLLDVDGDRLLTEPIAGTRPRGDTPEADAALERDLTTDEKERAEHAMLVDLERNDIGKVSEYGTVDVTEYRRVDRYSEVMHLVSLVEGKRRADASVADAVAALFPGGTVTGAPKPRTMEIIDEVEGTRRGPYTGSIGVFGFDDRATLNMTIRTLVHHEGEYRLRVGGGIVHDSVPELEYQETLDKARALVTAVDEALGEQGSFAVEPPEPTEGVQ, from the coding sequence ATGAACGAGATGGCAGTCGTCACTGAGCGAGCAGCGTTCGCCGAGACCGCCCGTACGGCCCCGACCGGCGCCCGCGTCCCGGTCGAAGTGCGGGTCACCGTCGCTGACCCGTTCGAGGCGTATCGTCGCGCTCGCGACGGGGCACACGACGGAGTCTACCTGGAGACGACGGGCGGCCAGTCCGGCTGGGGGTACTTCGCCGTCGACCCCGTCGAGCGACTGCAGGTCGGGCCACAGGCGACGGCGCTGGGTGGGGCCAGTCCGAGCATCGCCGCCATCGACGGACTCCTCGACCGCGAACGACTCGTCCGCGGCGACTGCGAGGTGCCGTATCCGTGTGGCGCCTTCGGCTGGCTGTCGTACGACATCGCCCGGGAACTGGAGGACCTCCCGGAGACGACGCGACCTGACGGGTTCCCTCGACTCCAGCTTGGCGTCTTCGACTGCGTCGCGGCGTGGGAGGAGCCCCGCGACGGCGAGGCCGAGCTGCGGATTACGGCCTGTCCGGTCGTCGAGGACTCGCCGACAGTGGCCTACGAGGACGGTCTCGACCGGGCACGGGCGCTCGCTGAGGCGGCGCTGCACGGCGACCGGGGTGTCCAGTCCCGGCCGACCGCGAACCAGCAGGCCACCTTCGAGAGCGAGTGTGGCGAAGCGGCCTACGCCGACCGCATCCGGCGAATCAAGCAGTACGTCCGCGACGGCGACACGTTTCAGACGAACGTCTCCCACCGCCTCGTCGCGCCCGCGTCGGTCCACCCCGTCGAGACGTTCGCCGCGGTCCGGCGGGTCAACCCCGCGCCGTACTCGGCCCTCGTCGAGTTCCCGGGCGTGGACCTCGTCAGCGCCAGTCCCGAACTCCTTCTGGACGTAGACGGCGACCGCCTGTTGACGGAGCCCATCGCCGGCACGCGCCCACGGGGCGACACGCCCGAGGCGGACGCCGCCCTGGAGCGGGACCTCACCACCGACGAGAAGGAGCGGGCCGAACACGCCATGCTCGTCGATCTGGAACGCAACGACATCGGGAAGGTCAGCGAGTACGGCACGGTCGACGTCACGGAGTACCGACGCGTCGACCGCTACTCGGAGGTGATGCACCTCGTCTCGCTCGTCGAGGGGAAGCGCCGTGCCGACGCGAGCGTCGCCGACGCCGTCGCGGCGCTCTTCCCCGGCGGTACCGTCACCGGCGCACCCAAGCCCCGGACGATGGAGATAATCGACGAAGTCGAGGGGACTCGCCGCGGCCCCTACACGGGCTCTATCGGCGTCTTCGGCTTCGACGACCGCGCCACGCTGAACATGACCATCCGCACGCTGGTCCACCACGAGGGCGAGTACCGACTGCGCGTCGGCGGCGGCATCGTCCACGACTCCGTCCCGGAACTGGAGTACCAGGAGACGCTGGACAAGGCTCGGGCGCTGGTGACTGCCGTCGACGAGGCGCTGGGCGAGCAGGGGTCGTTCGCCGTCGAGCCCCCCGAACCAACCGAGGGTGTCCAGTGA
- a CDS encoding bifunctional methylenetetrahydrofolate dehydrogenase/methenyltetrahydrofolate cyclohydrolase produces MTRTIDGNEIADGISADVKASVETLRDADVQPGLATVLMSDDGASETYVSMKQRACEELGIEGSHVEIDPDEPAAVLFDRIDELNGDPSVHGILVQMPVPDHVDKRTVLERIDPTKDVDGFHPENVGRLVAGNARYKPCTPHGVQQILAAEGIETEGKDAVVVGRSDIVGKPMANLFVQYGDGGNATTTVCHSRTEDLATKTRQADILVAAAGVPEMIDGEMIKAGATVIDVGVNRVDTDTDKGYELVGDVEFESAKETASAITPVPGGVGPLTIAMLMYNTVKAASLQSGVEVELP; encoded by the coding sequence ATGACTCGAACGATAGACGGCAACGAGATCGCGGACGGTATCAGCGCGGACGTGAAGGCGTCGGTCGAGACGCTGAGGGACGCGGATGTACAGCCGGGGCTGGCGACGGTGCTGATGAGCGACGACGGCGCCAGCGAGACGTACGTCTCGATGAAACAGCGGGCGTGCGAGGAACTCGGTATCGAGGGCTCACACGTCGAAATCGACCCGGACGAACCGGCGGCGGTGCTGTTCGACCGCATCGACGAGCTGAACGGCGACCCGTCGGTCCACGGAATCCTCGTCCAGATGCCAGTCCCCGACCACGTGGACAAACGGACTGTCCTCGAACGTATCGACCCGACGAAAGACGTCGACGGGTTCCACCCGGAGAACGTCGGCCGTCTCGTCGCCGGAAACGCCCGCTACAAGCCGTGTACGCCCCACGGCGTCCAGCAGATACTGGCCGCCGAGGGCATCGAGACGGAGGGCAAAGACGCCGTCGTCGTCGGCCGCTCCGACATCGTCGGCAAGCCGATGGCGAATCTGTTCGTCCAGTACGGCGACGGCGGCAACGCGACGACGACTGTCTGTCACTCACGGACCGAGGACCTCGCCACCAAAACCCGACAGGCAGACATCCTCGTCGCCGCCGCGGGGGTTCCCGAGATGATCGACGGCGAGATGATCAAGGCGGGTGCGACGGTCATCGACGTGGGCGTCAACCGCGTCGATACGGACACCGACAAGGGGTACGAGCTCGTCGGCGACGTCGAGTTCGAGAGCGCAAAAGAGACCGCGAGTGCCATCACGCCAGTCCCCGGGGGCGTCGGCCCGCTCACTATCGCGATGCTCATGTACAACACCGTCAAGGCGGCCAGTCTCCAGTCGGGTGTGGA